In Amycolatopsis coloradensis, one genomic interval encodes:
- a CDS encoding DUF3097 domain-containing protein, whose translation MRSHSYDDVLSGPRKRKIPEVPAEPGLVVEDPASGYCGAVVKIEYGNVVLEDRHGKHRVFPLNPAGFLLEGKPVTLVPSKAAPKAPARRISASGSVQVQGLKARVARDSRIWVEGKHDAELVERVWGHDLRVEGVVVEPLDGVDVLSDRIDEFGTGRGRRLGVLVDHLVAGSKESRIVDAIRDENVLITGHPYIDIWEAVKPSVVGIRAWPKIPHGTEWKQGVCDALGWGEPWEGWQRILAAVGSYRDLETPLIGAVERLIDFVSDPGEEF comes from the coding sequence GTGCGCTCCCATTCGTACGACGACGTGCTGTCCGGCCCGCGCAAGCGGAAGATCCCCGAGGTGCCCGCGGAGCCGGGGCTCGTGGTCGAAGACCCGGCCAGCGGCTACTGCGGTGCCGTGGTGAAGATCGAGTACGGCAACGTCGTCCTCGAAGACCGGCACGGCAAGCACCGCGTGTTCCCGCTGAATCCCGCGGGTTTCCTGCTCGAGGGCAAGCCGGTCACGCTGGTGCCGTCGAAGGCCGCGCCGAAGGCCCCCGCGCGGCGGATCTCCGCGTCCGGGTCGGTCCAGGTCCAAGGGCTCAAGGCGCGGGTCGCCCGCGATTCACGCATCTGGGTGGAAGGCAAGCACGACGCCGAACTCGTCGAACGGGTCTGGGGCCACGATCTGCGAGTCGAAGGCGTGGTGGTGGAACCACTCGATGGGGTGGACGTGCTGTCCGACCGCATCGACGAGTTCGGCACCGGACGCGGCCGACGCCTCGGCGTGCTGGTCGACCACCTGGTCGCGGGCAGCAAGGAGTCGCGGATCGTCGACGCGATCCGCGACGAGAACGTGCTGATCACCGGGCATCCGTACATCGACATCTGGGAGGCCGTGAAGCCGTCGGTCGTCGGTATCCGTGCCTGGCCGAAGATCCCGCACGGCACGGAGTGGAAACAGGGCGTCTGCGACGCGCTCGGCTGGGGCGAGCCCTGGGAGGGCTGGCAGCGGATCCTGGCGGCGGTCGGCAGCTATCGGGATCTGGAAACGCCGCTGATCGGAGCGGTGGAACGGCTCATCGACTTCGTCTCGGACCCGGGCGAAGAGTTCTGA
- a CDS encoding NfeD family protein, which translates to MTGALIWLIAGILLIIAELLSGDLFLLMVGVGALFGAGSAALTGNPFIDVAVFAVASVGMLVLVRPTLKRRFLAGPDIKTNTDALIGARAVVVSTVDGDTGQVKLAGDVWSARSMTDGEPIAPGTSVTVVEISGATAVVSAEL; encoded by the coding sequence ATGACAGGCGCGCTCATCTGGCTGATCGCCGGCATCCTCTTGATCATCGCCGAGCTGCTCTCGGGTGATCTGTTCCTGCTCATGGTCGGCGTCGGAGCCCTGTTCGGAGCGGGCTCGGCCGCCTTGACCGGGAACCCGTTCATCGACGTCGCGGTGTTCGCCGTCGCCTCGGTCGGGATGCTCGTCCTCGTCCGGCCGACCCTCAAACGCCGGTTCCTCGCGGGGCCGGACATCAAGACCAACACCGACGCGCTGATCGGCGCGCGGGCGGTAGTAGTGTCCACAGTGGACGGCGATACGGGTCAGGTGAAGCTGGCAGGCGACGTCTGGTCGGCACGGAGCATGACCGACGGGGAACCGATCGCCCCGGGGACATCGGTGACGGTCGTCGAGATCTCGGGCGCCACTGCGGTCGTCTCGGCCGAGTTGTAA